A genomic segment from Lignipirellula cremea encodes:
- a CDS encoding DUF1552 domain-containing protein has translation MSITRRKFTRGMALGAGGIAMAPLLHQMEALADGRMERIPKRFVFVIKSSGLTADAIRPEAYRSHDGGLDATLQDCRLPATMASLEAFKDQLLILDGLSGVNFTGNHSSYYGALSCHHAPDKPAAATIDCLLGRMLPAPFHNYGFAPNGHSIGNNFGPLVQETAVFPKISAYGPNKPMAYQASAEKAYRELFGSVADLASGGKKEFALQTNLLDFLAEDVKRVSRNVGPAEREKLDHYLGAFDSVRARNEKLSNMSEAIRRNSPTVTSQYSSKVFAERVSVFFDLGAAALIAGLTNVVSIRADWLSAKYESFGFGGASVHDIGHHKKTANGLASEEARDVIRKFQIDQIAGLAAKLKATPEGDGTMLDNTMIVYLSDGADAHHSVRKNWPFIVVGGRNLGLKSAGRYLRYPDYGLPGHKTIGNWYNTLLTASGSESQETFGQLDGQLRDLDLKGPLSELMG, from the coding sequence ATGAGCATCACACGCAGAAAATTCACCCGGGGGATGGCGCTCGGAGCCGGGGGCATCGCGATGGCCCCGTTGCTGCACCAGATGGAAGCGCTGGCGGATGGCCGCATGGAACGGATCCCCAAGCGATTCGTGTTCGTAATCAAGTCGAGTGGTTTGACGGCCGACGCGATTCGCCCCGAAGCGTATCGCTCCCATGACGGCGGCTTGGACGCAACGCTGCAGGACTGCCGACTGCCGGCGACGATGGCGTCGCTAGAGGCGTTCAAGGACCAACTGCTGATTCTGGACGGCCTGTCCGGCGTCAACTTTACCGGGAATCATTCTTCGTACTACGGAGCGCTCAGTTGTCATCATGCGCCCGACAAGCCGGCGGCCGCGACGATTGACTGCCTGCTCGGCCGGATGCTTCCGGCGCCCTTTCATAACTATGGGTTCGCCCCCAACGGCCACAGCATCGGCAACAACTTTGGACCGCTGGTGCAGGAGACGGCCGTCTTCCCCAAGATCTCTGCCTATGGGCCCAACAAGCCGATGGCGTACCAGGCGAGCGCTGAGAAAGCCTATCGCGAACTGTTCGGCAGCGTGGCCGACCTGGCCAGCGGCGGAAAAAAGGAGTTCGCCCTGCAGACCAATCTGCTCGACTTTCTGGCGGAGGATGTCAAACGAGTCTCCCGGAACGTCGGGCCCGCGGAGCGGGAGAAACTGGATCATTATCTGGGAGCGTTCGACTCCGTGCGTGCGCGGAACGAGAAGCTATCGAACATGAGCGAAGCGATCAGGCGGAACTCGCCCACCGTGACGTCGCAGTATTCGTCCAAGGTTTTCGCCGAACGCGTTTCTGTCTTTTTTGATTTGGGCGCGGCCGCGCTCATCGCCGGATTAACCAATGTGGTTTCGATCCGCGCCGATTGGCTCAGCGCGAAATACGAGAGCTTCGGCTTCGGCGGCGCCTCGGTTCACGACATTGGACACCACAAGAAGACCGCCAACGGCCTCGCCTCCGAGGAGGCCCGCGACGTGATTCGCAAGTTCCAGATCGATCAGATCGCCGGTCTGGCCGCGAAGCTGAAAGCGACGCCCGAAGGAGACGGCACGATGCTCGACAATACGATGATTGTCTATCTGAGCGACGGCGCCGACGCGCATCATTCGGTACGCAAGAACTGGCCGTTCATCGTCGTCGGCGGTCGTAACCTGGGCCTGAAGTCGGCCGGGCGATATCTGCGGTATCCCGACTACGGGCTGCCGGGCCACAAGACGATCGGCAACTGGTACAACACCCTGCTCACCGCCAGCGGATCCGAGTCGCAGGAAACGTTTGGCCAGTTGGATGGTCAGTTGCGGGATCTGGATTTGAAAGGGCCGTTGTCGGAGTTAATGGGTTGA